One genomic segment of Entelurus aequoreus isolate RoL-2023_Sb linkage group LG25, RoL_Eaeq_v1.1, whole genome shotgun sequence includes these proteins:
- the kpnb1 gene encoding importin subunit beta-1 isoform X1: MELITILEQTISPDRNELEAAQKFLEQAAIQNLPAFLVELSKVLANPGNTQVARVAAGLQVKNSLTSKDPDVKARYQQRWLAVDAAARCQIKNYVLQTLGTETYRPSSASQCVAGIACAEIPVNQWPELIPQLMANVTNPSSTEHMKESTLEAIGYICQDIDPEQLQESANQILTAIIQGMRKEEPSNNVKLAATNALLNSLEFTKANFDKETERHFIMQVVCEATQCPDTRVSLWGPGDRRTHEADDVILLQVRVAALQNLVKIMSLYYQYMETYMGPALFAITIEAMKSEIDEVALQGIEFWSNVCDEEMDLAIEASEASEQGRPPEHTSKFYAKGALQYLVPILTQTLIKQDENDDDDDWNPCKAAGVCLMLLSTCCEDDVVPHILPFINDNIKHPDWRYRDASVMAFGSILEGPEPNLLKPLVIEAMPTLIELMKDPGVVVRDTTAWTVGRICELLPEAAINEVYLAPLLQCLIEGLGAEPRVANNVCWAFSSLAEAAYEATEAAEDQEEPATYCLSSSFERIVQKLLETTDRPDGHQNNLRSAAYEALMEIVKNSAKDCYPAVQKTTLVIMERLQQVLQMESHIQSTSDRIQFNDLQSLLCATLQNVLRKVQHQDALQISDVVMASLLRMFQSTAASGGVQQEALMAVSTLVEVLGAEFQKYMEAFKPFLTIGLKNYAEYQVCLATVGMVSDLCRALSTNILPYCDEIMQLLLENLGNENVHRSVKPQILSVFGDIALAIGGEFKKYLEIVLDTLQQASQAQVDKTDYDMVDYLNGLREGCLEAYTGIIQGLKGDQENVHPDVMLVQPRVEFILSFIHHIAEDDDHSDVVVANAAALIGDLCTAFGKDVMKLVEARPLINDLLTEGCRSKTSRTKMLAKWATKELRKLKSQA; this comes from the exons CCGGCCTTCCTGGTGGAGCTGTCCAAAGTCTTGGCCAATCCCGGGAACACGCAGGTGGCCCGAGTAGCGGCGGGCCTCCAGGTGAAGAACTCTCTGACGTCCAAAGACCCGGATGTCAAGGCTCGGTATCAGCAAAGATGGCTGGCCGTGGACGCAGCTGCCCGTTGCCAGATCAAAAACTAC GTTCTGCAGACCTTAGGCACCGAGACGTACCGGCCCAGCTCGGCATCGCAGTGTGTTGCTGGGATCGCCTGCGCAGAGATTCCGGTCAACCAGTGGCCTGAACTCATCCCGCAGCTAATGGCCAACGTCACAAACCCGTCCAGCACGGAACACATGAAGGAGTCAACTCTGGAGGCTATCGGATACATCTGCCAGGACATT GATCCCGAGCAGCTGCAGGAAAGCGCCAACCAGATCCTGACGGCCATCATCCAGGGGATGAGGAAGGAGGAGCCGAGCAACAACGTCAAACTGGCCGCCACCAACGCTCTTCTCAACTCGCTGGAGTTCACCAAAGCCAACTTCGACAAGGAG ACGGAGAGACACTTCATCATGCAGGTGGTGTGCGAGGCCACACAATGTCCTGACACCAGAGTAAGTTTGTGGGGGCCGGGGGATCGGCGCACGCATGAAGCTGATGATGTCATCCTGTTGCAGGTGCGCGTGGCAGCCCTCCAGAACCTGGTGAAGATCATGTCATTGTACTACCAGTACATGGAGACCTACATGGGCCCAGCTCTATTTGCG ATCACCATCGAGGCCATGAAGAGCGAGATTGACGAGGTGGCCTTGCAAGGAATCGAGTTCTGGTCCAACGTCTGCGACGAGGAGATGGACCTGGCCATCGAGGCCTCCGAG GCGTCTGAGCAGGGCCGCCCCCCCGAGCACACCAGTAAATTCTACGCCAAGGGGGCGCTGCAGTACCTGGTACCCATCCTCACCCAGACCCTCATCAAGCAG GACGAGAACGACGATGACGACGACTGGAACCCGTGCAAGGCGGCCGGCGTGTGTCTGATGCTGCTGTCCACCTGCTGCGAGGACGACGTGGTCCCGCACATCCTGCCCTTCATCAACGACAACATCAAACACCCGGATTGGCGCTACCGCGACGCCTCGGTCATGGCCTTCGGATCCATCCTGGAAGGACCGGAACCCAACCTGCTAAAGCCGCTCGTCATCGAG GCCATGCCCACCCTGATCGAGCTGATGAAGGACCCGGGTGTGGTGGTGAGAGACACCACGGCGTGGACGGTGGGCAGGATCTGTGAGCTGCTGCCGGAAGCGGCCATCAACGAGGTCTACCTGGCCCCCCTGCTGCAGTGCCTGATCGAAGGCCTGGGGGCAGAGCCCAGGGTGGCCAATAACGTGTGCTGG GCCTTCTCGTCTCTGGCCGAGGCCGCCTACGAGGCCACGGAGGCCGCAGAGGACCAGGAGGAACCCGCCACTTACTGCCTGTCATCGTCCTTCGAACGCATCGTCCAGAAACTCCTGGAGACCACCGACCG GCCCGACGGTCACCAGAACAACCTGCGCTCTGCTGCCTACGAGGCGCTGATGGAGATTGTGAAGAACAGTGCCAAGGACTGTTACCCGGCGGTGCAGAAGACCACGCTGGTCATCATGGAGAGACTGCAGCAGGTTTTACAGATGGAG TCCCACATCCAGAGCACCTCAGACAGGATCCAGTTCAACGATCTCCAGTCCCTCCTGTGTGCCACTCTTCAG AATGTTCTCCGTAAGGTGCAGCACCAGGACGCCTTGCAGATCTCTGATGTGGTCATGGCGTCCTTGCTGAGGATGTTCCAGAGCACGGCAGCTTCTGGCGGCGTGCAGCAGGAGGCGCTCATGGCGGTCTCCACCCTGGTGGAAG TTTTGGGAGCAGAATTCCAGAAGTACATGGAGGCCTTCAAGCCATTCCTCACTATCGGACTCAAGAACTACGCAGAGTATCAG GTGTGCCTGGCCACTGTGGGCATGGTGAGTGACCTGTGCAGAGCTCTGTCCACCAACATCCTGCCCTACTGCGACGAGATCATGCAGCTCCTCCTGGAGAACCTTGGG AACGAGAACGTCCATCGGTCCGTCAAGCCTCAGATTCTTTCCGTGTTTGGAGATATCGCCTTGGCCATCGGGGGAGAGTTTAAGAAATACCTGGAGATAGTTTTGGACACCCTGCAGCAGGCCTCTCAGGCCCAAGTGGACAAG acggACTACGACATGGTGGACTACCTAAACGGTCTGCGTGAAGGCTGTCTGGAGGCGTACACTGGCATCATTCAGGGCCTGAAAGGCGACCAGGAGAACGTACACC CCGACGTCATGCTGGTGCAGCCTCGTGTGGAGTTCATCCTGTCCTTCATCCATCACATCGCCGAGGACGACGACCACTCGGACGTGGTGGTGGCCAACGCCGCCGCGCTCATCGG GGACCTGTGCACGGCCTTTGGCAAAGACGTCATGAAGCTGGTGGAGGCTCGTCCGCTCATCAATGATCTGCTGACGGAAGGGTGTCGCTCCAAAACCAGCAGGACCAAAATGTTGGCCAAGTGGGCCACCAAGGAGCTGCGTAAGCTGAAGAGCCAGGCCTG
- the kpnb1 gene encoding importin subunit beta-1 isoform X2: protein MELITILEQTISPDRNELEAAQKFLEQAAIQNLPAFLVELSKVLANPGNTQVARVAAGLQVKNSLTSKDPDVKARYQQRWLAVDAAARCQIKNYVLQTLGTETYRPSSASQCVAGIACAEIPVNQWPELIPQLMANVTNPSSTEHMKESTLEAIGYICQDIDPEQLQESANQILTAIIQGMRKEEPSNNVKLAATNALLNSLEFTKANFDKETERHFIMQVVCEATQCPDTRVRVAALQNLVKIMSLYYQYMETYMGPALFAITIEAMKSEIDEVALQGIEFWSNVCDEEMDLAIEASEASEQGRPPEHTSKFYAKGALQYLVPILTQTLIKQDENDDDDDWNPCKAAGVCLMLLSTCCEDDVVPHILPFINDNIKHPDWRYRDASVMAFGSILEGPEPNLLKPLVIEAMPTLIELMKDPGVVVRDTTAWTVGRICELLPEAAINEVYLAPLLQCLIEGLGAEPRVANNVCWAFSSLAEAAYEATEAAEDQEEPATYCLSSSFERIVQKLLETTDRPDGHQNNLRSAAYEALMEIVKNSAKDCYPAVQKTTLVIMERLQQVLQMESHIQSTSDRIQFNDLQSLLCATLQNVLRKVQHQDALQISDVVMASLLRMFQSTAASGGVQQEALMAVSTLVEVLGAEFQKYMEAFKPFLTIGLKNYAEYQVCLATVGMVSDLCRALSTNILPYCDEIMQLLLENLGNENVHRSVKPQILSVFGDIALAIGGEFKKYLEIVLDTLQQASQAQVDKTDYDMVDYLNGLREGCLEAYTGIIQGLKGDQENVHPDVMLVQPRVEFILSFIHHIAEDDDHSDVVVANAAALIGDLCTAFGKDVMKLVEARPLINDLLTEGCRSKTSRTKMLAKWATKELRKLKSQA, encoded by the exons CCGGCCTTCCTGGTGGAGCTGTCCAAAGTCTTGGCCAATCCCGGGAACACGCAGGTGGCCCGAGTAGCGGCGGGCCTCCAGGTGAAGAACTCTCTGACGTCCAAAGACCCGGATGTCAAGGCTCGGTATCAGCAAAGATGGCTGGCCGTGGACGCAGCTGCCCGTTGCCAGATCAAAAACTAC GTTCTGCAGACCTTAGGCACCGAGACGTACCGGCCCAGCTCGGCATCGCAGTGTGTTGCTGGGATCGCCTGCGCAGAGATTCCGGTCAACCAGTGGCCTGAACTCATCCCGCAGCTAATGGCCAACGTCACAAACCCGTCCAGCACGGAACACATGAAGGAGTCAACTCTGGAGGCTATCGGATACATCTGCCAGGACATT GATCCCGAGCAGCTGCAGGAAAGCGCCAACCAGATCCTGACGGCCATCATCCAGGGGATGAGGAAGGAGGAGCCGAGCAACAACGTCAAACTGGCCGCCACCAACGCTCTTCTCAACTCGCTGGAGTTCACCAAAGCCAACTTCGACAAGGAG ACGGAGAGACACTTCATCATGCAGGTGGTGTGCGAGGCCACACAATGTCCTGACACCAGA GTGCGCGTGGCAGCCCTCCAGAACCTGGTGAAGATCATGTCATTGTACTACCAGTACATGGAGACCTACATGGGCCCAGCTCTATTTGCG ATCACCATCGAGGCCATGAAGAGCGAGATTGACGAGGTGGCCTTGCAAGGAATCGAGTTCTGGTCCAACGTCTGCGACGAGGAGATGGACCTGGCCATCGAGGCCTCCGAG GCGTCTGAGCAGGGCCGCCCCCCCGAGCACACCAGTAAATTCTACGCCAAGGGGGCGCTGCAGTACCTGGTACCCATCCTCACCCAGACCCTCATCAAGCAG GACGAGAACGACGATGACGACGACTGGAACCCGTGCAAGGCGGCCGGCGTGTGTCTGATGCTGCTGTCCACCTGCTGCGAGGACGACGTGGTCCCGCACATCCTGCCCTTCATCAACGACAACATCAAACACCCGGATTGGCGCTACCGCGACGCCTCGGTCATGGCCTTCGGATCCATCCTGGAAGGACCGGAACCCAACCTGCTAAAGCCGCTCGTCATCGAG GCCATGCCCACCCTGATCGAGCTGATGAAGGACCCGGGTGTGGTGGTGAGAGACACCACGGCGTGGACGGTGGGCAGGATCTGTGAGCTGCTGCCGGAAGCGGCCATCAACGAGGTCTACCTGGCCCCCCTGCTGCAGTGCCTGATCGAAGGCCTGGGGGCAGAGCCCAGGGTGGCCAATAACGTGTGCTGG GCCTTCTCGTCTCTGGCCGAGGCCGCCTACGAGGCCACGGAGGCCGCAGAGGACCAGGAGGAACCCGCCACTTACTGCCTGTCATCGTCCTTCGAACGCATCGTCCAGAAACTCCTGGAGACCACCGACCG GCCCGACGGTCACCAGAACAACCTGCGCTCTGCTGCCTACGAGGCGCTGATGGAGATTGTGAAGAACAGTGCCAAGGACTGTTACCCGGCGGTGCAGAAGACCACGCTGGTCATCATGGAGAGACTGCAGCAGGTTTTACAGATGGAG TCCCACATCCAGAGCACCTCAGACAGGATCCAGTTCAACGATCTCCAGTCCCTCCTGTGTGCCACTCTTCAG AATGTTCTCCGTAAGGTGCAGCACCAGGACGCCTTGCAGATCTCTGATGTGGTCATGGCGTCCTTGCTGAGGATGTTCCAGAGCACGGCAGCTTCTGGCGGCGTGCAGCAGGAGGCGCTCATGGCGGTCTCCACCCTGGTGGAAG TTTTGGGAGCAGAATTCCAGAAGTACATGGAGGCCTTCAAGCCATTCCTCACTATCGGACTCAAGAACTACGCAGAGTATCAG GTGTGCCTGGCCACTGTGGGCATGGTGAGTGACCTGTGCAGAGCTCTGTCCACCAACATCCTGCCCTACTGCGACGAGATCATGCAGCTCCTCCTGGAGAACCTTGGG AACGAGAACGTCCATCGGTCCGTCAAGCCTCAGATTCTTTCCGTGTTTGGAGATATCGCCTTGGCCATCGGGGGAGAGTTTAAGAAATACCTGGAGATAGTTTTGGACACCCTGCAGCAGGCCTCTCAGGCCCAAGTGGACAAG acggACTACGACATGGTGGACTACCTAAACGGTCTGCGTGAAGGCTGTCTGGAGGCGTACACTGGCATCATTCAGGGCCTGAAAGGCGACCAGGAGAACGTACACC CCGACGTCATGCTGGTGCAGCCTCGTGTGGAGTTCATCCTGTCCTTCATCCATCACATCGCCGAGGACGACGACCACTCGGACGTGGTGGTGGCCAACGCCGCCGCGCTCATCGG GGACCTGTGCACGGCCTTTGGCAAAGACGTCATGAAGCTGGTGGAGGCTCGTCCGCTCATCAATGATCTGCTGACGGAAGGGTGTCGCTCCAAAACCAGCAGGACCAAAATGTTGGCCAAGTGGGCCACCAAGGAGCTGCGTAAGCTGAAGAGCCAGGCCTG